A portion of the Glycine max cultivar Williams 82 chromosome 10, Glycine_max_v4.0, whole genome shotgun sequence genome contains these proteins:
- the LOC100306497 gene encoding uncharacterized protein LOC100306497, translating to MDNMACNKGQRLRKAKKKQVKDELDRLKQAEKKKRRLEKALATSAAIISELEKKKQKKKEEQQRLDEEGAAIAEAVALHVLLGEDSDDSCNVVINDCECKTWNYNHKLGLFMDERRACFPHLDGGTWSVSAESGKWSFTSGPLEKNVYEPLYEEAGWGPTGFSVDLIAAQAVRSLHIAKEADEARIIF from the coding sequence ATGGATAACATGGCATGTAATAAAGGGCAACGCTTGAGAAAGGCAAAGAAGAAGCAGGTGAAAGATGAGTTGGATAGACTGAAACAggctgaaaagaaaaagaggcgCCTGGAAAAAGCTCTAGCTACTTCTGCTGCCATCATTTCCGAACTGGAGAAAAAGAagcagaaaaagaaagaagagcaaCAAAGACTCGATGAAGAGGGTGCCGCAATTGCTGAAGCAGTGGCTCTGCATGTTCTACTCGGCGAAGACTCGGACGATTCTTGTAATGTTGTTATAAATGACTGTGAATGCAAGACCTGGAATTATAATCATAAGCTAGGCCTCTTCATGGATGAAAGAAGAGCTTGTTTTCCTCATCTAGATGGTGGTACGTGGTCTGTCTCTGCTGAAAGCGGCAAATGGTCCTTCACATCCGGCCCTCTTGAGAAGAACGTGTATGAACCCCTATATGAAGAAGCAGGATGGGGTCCTACTGGATTCTCTGTTGATCTTATAGCAGCACAAGCAGTTAGATCACTCCATATTGCAAAGGAGGCGGATGAAGCAAGGATTATCTTCTAA